In the genome of Bradyrhizobium arachidis, one region contains:
- a CDS encoding sigma-70 family RNA polymerase sigma factor: MRGREDEWTDLMRSAMAGDDAAYHRLLKAVTPVLRAAARRGLARAGQPPDQAEDIVQEILLAVHLKRHTWDSEAPFAPWLFAIGRNKLIDTLRRRGKRVFVNIDDFAETLPGEAPQETASAGEVAAQLGTLPQRQRDVLQSIAVEAASIKDTAAKFSMSEGAVRVALHRGLAALTAKLRDH, encoded by the coding sequence GTGCGCGGACGTGAGGACGAATGGACCGACCTGATGCGGTCGGCCATGGCTGGCGATGATGCGGCGTATCATCGCCTGTTGAAGGCGGTCACGCCGGTGCTGCGCGCCGCCGCGAGGCGGGGCCTGGCGCGGGCCGGGCAGCCCCCCGACCAGGCCGAGGATATCGTGCAGGAGATTCTGTTGGCGGTGCATCTGAAGCGGCACACCTGGGACAGCGAAGCCCCCTTCGCGCCCTGGCTGTTCGCGATCGGCCGCAACAAGCTGATCGACACGCTGCGCCGGCGCGGCAAGCGCGTCTTCGTCAACATCGACGATTTCGCCGAGACCTTGCCGGGCGAGGCGCCGCAGGAAACGGCGTCGGCGGGCGAGGTCGCAGCGCAGCTTGGCACGCTGCCGCAGCGTCAGCGCGACGTATTGCAGTCGATCGCGGTCGAGGCCGCCTCGATCAAGGACACGGCGGCGAAATTTTCGATGAGCGAAGGTGCGGTGCGGGTCGCGCTGCATCGCGGACTTGCGGCGCTGACTGCCAAACTGCGAGACCATTAG
- a CDS encoding NrsF family protein: MDTDQLIRTLAADNAHRAPRVGAVLTMALLVAAPLSILIFATFLGVRPDVMTAMHNPFFDMKFAVTLSLAIPAIIVSLHLSRPEALMRGWGWLLLLPVGLLAVAIGGEMMMAPAMPMTMRMMGKNSRVCLVAIPAMSLPLLAGALFGLRHGAPSHPALAGALAGLVSAGLAATLYASHCTDDSPMFVATWYTIATALVTAIGAVIGSKVLRY, encoded by the coding sequence ATGGATACCGATCAACTCATTCGCACGCTCGCGGCCGACAATGCCCATCGCGCGCCGCGCGTCGGCGCCGTGCTGACCATGGCGCTGCTGGTGGCCGCGCCGTTGTCGATCCTGATCTTCGCGACGTTCCTCGGCGTGCGGCCCGACGTCATGACGGCCATGCACAATCCGTTCTTCGACATGAAGTTCGCGGTCACGCTGTCGCTCGCGATCCCCGCGATCATCGTCAGCCTGCATCTGTCGCGGCCCGAGGCCTTGATGCGCGGCTGGGGCTGGCTGCTGTTGCTTCCCGTCGGGCTGCTCGCGGTCGCGATCGGCGGCGAGATGATGATGGCGCCGGCAATGCCGATGACGATGCGCATGATGGGCAAGAACTCCAGGGTGTGCCTGGTTGCGATCCCCGCGATGTCGCTGCCGCTGCTTGCGGGCGCACTGTTCGGCCTGCGCCACGGCGCGCCGTCGCATCCGGCGCTCGCCGGTGCGCTCGCCGGCCTGGTATCGGCGGGCCTTGCCGCGACGCTCTATGCCTCGCACTGCACCGACGACTCGCCGATGTTCGTCGCGACCTGGTACACGATCGCAACGGCGCTCGTGACCGCGATCGGCGCCGTCATCGGCTCAAAAGTCTTGCGGTACTAG
- a CDS encoding DUF2336 domain-containing protein: MRSKPAKPSDNLLDELQAALSHGTVARRVETLRRVTDLFVGNAVDYSDEHVRVFDDVFQCLIEQIETSARALLAERLAPIAAAPPKIIRTLALDEVIEVAGPVLSKSERLDETTLLEIARTRGQAHLKAISLRRVLSEALTDLLVTRGNDDVVQSTVSNPGAQLSEGSFSDLVTRAERDDELATCIGLRPDLPRHHYLRLVAKASLSVRRKLEAAHPGLADEVSSVVQEAAQRVRAAAMTRQTEMARALVKSLHADGRLNEFQVTTFAEQGKFDETNAGLAALAGVAVETAENMMIESRTEGVMILAKVAGMSWSSVRAIIAMREKLSGGSQTDMLMLRDTYEALRSSTAQQVLRFHRMQGTTPAV; encoded by the coding sequence ATGAGATCCAAACCCGCCAAACCATCCGACAACCTGCTGGACGAATTGCAGGCTGCGCTCTCGCACGGCACCGTCGCGCGCCGGGTCGAGACGCTCCGCCGCGTCACCGATCTCTTCGTAGGCAACGCGGTGGACTATTCCGACGAGCATGTCCGCGTGTTCGACGACGTGTTCCAGTGCCTGATCGAGCAGATCGAGACGTCGGCGAGAGCGCTGCTCGCCGAGCGCCTTGCGCCGATCGCGGCGGCGCCGCCAAAGATCATCCGCACGCTCGCCCTCGACGAGGTCATCGAGGTCGCCGGCCCCGTGCTGTCGAAATCGGAACGGCTCGACGAGACCACCTTGCTCGAGATCGCGCGCACCAGGGGCCAGGCGCATCTCAAGGCGATCTCGCTCCGTCGCGTGCTGTCGGAAGCGTTGACCGACCTGCTGGTGACGCGCGGCAACGACGACGTGGTGCAGTCGACCGTCAGCAATCCCGGCGCCCAGCTTTCCGAGGGAAGCTTCTCCGACCTCGTCACCCGCGCCGAGCGCGACGACGAGCTCGCCACTTGCATCGGCCTGCGGCCCGATCTGCCGCGCCATCATTATCTGAGGCTGGTCGCAAAAGCCTCCCTGAGCGTGCGCAGGAAACTGGAGGCCGCGCATCCTGGACTTGCGGACGAAGTCTCGAGCGTCGTCCAGGAAGCGGCCCAGCGGGTCCGTGCGGCCGCCATGACGAGACAGACGGAGATGGCGCGCGCGCTAGTGAAGTCGCTGCATGCGGACGGCCGCCTCAACGAATTCCAGGTCACCACCTTCGCCGAGCAGGGCAAGTTCGACGAAACCAATGCCGGGCTCGCCGCGCTCGCGGGCGTCGCGGTCGAGACCGCCGAAAACATGATGATCGAGAGCCGCACCGAGGGCGTGATGATCCTCGCCAAGGTCGCGGGCATGTCCTGGTCGAGCGTGCGCGCCATCATCGCCATGCGCGAAAAGCTCTCCGGCGGCTCGCAGACCGACATGCTGATGCTGCGCGACACCTACGAGGCGCTGCGCTCATCGACAGCGCAGCAGGTGCTGCGCTTCCACCGCATGCAGGGCACGACGCCGGCGGTGTGA
- a CDS encoding GGDEF domain-containing protein — MSTAATSFPERNAAEAADLVLAPEAAAPVVLARRARQRRQMYIGQVVSYSLGASVLLLYAYDGATSVDVASLFWFGGLLIIGSFAVLSEAGVGDRFTDHYLTVFQISAHMALQFVFLVSVPTIGVAFISVLFLIFAFGTLRMTSAQAMLTWAIATSGLAAVFLASDLPIGMPVATRLQRTASMLCFVLVIGQCAFLGLFGATLRKILYRRSIELKDAYRRIEELAELDELTGSYNRRCIMRLLDAEIEKSRQASTPCAIALIDLDWFKRINDAHGHPVGDEVLRTFAITIFANIRPADSFGRYGGEEFLLLLPDTEADAATRMLERLRGIVADLDWSAFSPGLRVTISAGVVTLRDVDTADTFLARADSALYSAKAQGRNRIATS, encoded by the coding sequence ATGAGCACGGCCGCGACGTCCTTTCCGGAGAGGAATGCCGCTGAGGCCGCGGATCTCGTCCTCGCGCCCGAAGCGGCCGCGCCCGTGGTGCTGGCGCGCAGGGCCCGGCAGCGCCGCCAGATGTATATCGGCCAGGTCGTGAGCTACTCGCTCGGCGCCTCGGTTCTGCTGCTCTACGCCTATGACGGCGCGACCTCGGTCGACGTTGCCTCGCTGTTCTGGTTCGGCGGCCTCCTGATCATCGGCTCGTTCGCCGTGCTGTCGGAGGCCGGCGTCGGTGACAGGTTCACCGACCACTATCTCACCGTGTTCCAGATCTCGGCGCACATGGCGCTGCAATTCGTGTTCCTGGTGTCGGTGCCGACCATCGGCGTCGCCTTCATCAGCGTGCTGTTCCTGATCTTCGCCTTCGGCACGCTGCGCATGACCTCGGCCCAGGCGATGCTGACCTGGGCGATCGCGACCAGCGGCCTTGCCGCCGTCTTCCTCGCCTCCGATTTGCCGATCGGCATGCCGGTTGCGACACGGCTGCAGCGCACTGCCTCGATGCTCTGCTTCGTGCTGGTGATCGGCCAGTGCGCCTTCCTCGGCCTGTTCGGCGCCACGCTGCGCAAGATCCTGTATCGGCGCAGCATCGAGCTGAAGGATGCCTATCGCCGCATCGAGGAGCTCGCCGAGCTCGACGAGCTCACCGGCTCCTACAACCGCCGCTGCATCATGCGGCTGCTCGACGCCGAGATCGAAAAGTCGCGGCAGGCGTCCACGCCTTGCGCGATCGCGCTGATCGATCTCGACTGGTTCAAGCGCATCAACGACGCCCACGGTCATCCCGTCGGCGACGAGGTGCTGCGCACCTTCGCCATCACCATTTTCGCCAACATCCGCCCGGCCGACAGTTTTGGCCGCTACGGCGGCGAGGAATTCTTGCTGCTGCTGCCCGACACCGAAGCCGATGCGGCCACGCGCATGCTGGAGCGGCTGCGCGGCATCGTCGCCGATCTCGACTGGAGCGCGTTCTCGCCGGGCTTGCGGGTGACGATTTCCGCGGGCGTTGTGACGCTGCGCGACGTTGATACTGCCGACACATTTCTCGCGCGCGCCGACAGCGCGCTCTATTCCGCCAAGGCGCAAGGGCGCAACCGAATTGCAACGAGCTGA
- a CDS encoding sigma-70 family RNA polymerase sigma factor, translating into MSVTQAASDEVLIARIAQGDRLAMQVLYGRHHVRVYRFGLRLVRDEQAAEDLISEVFLDVWRQAGKFEGRSAVSTWLLAITRFKALSALRRRKDFELDEDAANAIEDSSDDPETVVQKKDTSEALRECLTGLSPEHREIVDLVYYHEKSVEEVAEIVGIPENTVKTRLFYARKKLAELLKAAGVERGWP; encoded by the coding sequence TTGAGCGTGACACAGGCGGCTTCGGACGAGGTCCTGATCGCCAGGATCGCCCAAGGTGACCGGCTCGCCATGCAGGTGCTGTACGGGCGGCACCATGTCAGGGTCTACAGGTTCGGGCTGAGGCTCGTGCGGGACGAGCAGGCGGCAGAAGACCTCATCAGCGAGGTTTTTCTCGACGTCTGGCGTCAAGCCGGCAAGTTCGAGGGCCGATCCGCCGTTTCCACCTGGCTGCTGGCAATCACCCGATTCAAGGCCCTCTCGGCGCTCCGGCGCAGGAAGGATTTTGAGTTGGACGAAGACGCCGCGAACGCGATCGAGGATTCGTCCGATGATCCGGAAACGGTGGTGCAGAAGAAGGATACCAGTGAAGCGTTGCGGGAGTGTCTGACGGGCCTCTCGCCGGAACACCGGGAAATCGTCGATCTTGTCTACTACCACGAGAAGTCCGTGGAAGAGGTGGCCGAAATCGTCGGCATTCCGGAGAACACTGTGAAGACGCGCCTGTTCTACGCGCGCAAGAAACTGGCCGAACTGCTGAAGGCAGCCGGCGTTGAGCGAGGCTGGCCATGA
- a CDS encoding S8 family serine peptidase — MTGKSKSRMRAGAYASSAGAALLLAACLGVEVAEAQAIMRTPTISVPSRTPTISPNVAARVNPGVAARVVAVDRGPRAIATPRLSARMGPTPVLPYARYSPNLYPACSAPYRDADGECLGQPNAGGEGTGKSGKKTAAKGRGNNTPVAANLRSFAGEFVAEIDGALTPTEADELARRHGLARVSSENFPLIGATFGLFRITDGRPFETVRREFAADGSVRSVQPNFRYVLQDQKPATPTEGDPAQYALAKLRLPQAHTLVHGANVTIAVIDSGIDARHPELANSIADNFDALGSAEGPHIHGTGIAGAIVAHAKLMGSAPEARIIAIRAFGGTGGGAESSSYIILRSLNYAAEHGAQIVNMSFAGPKDAVIERAIAATAARGLVLIAAAGNAGAKSPPLYPAANPNVIAVSATDQQDKLFSASNRGNYIALAAPGVDIFLPAPDGKYQMTSGTSFSAAYVSGVAALLLERNYTLKPEALRMTLAKTARDLGSPGRDDLFGDGEADAFAAVTAVPADNATPVAAASGTTKREDAQPRRDEPGIRAIEQPSLSSAADKATVSQADRPATR, encoded by the coding sequence ATGACAGGCAAGTCCAAGAGTAGGATGCGCGCCGGGGCTTACGCTTCATCGGCCGGTGCCGCGCTGCTGCTCGCCGCCTGTCTCGGCGTCGAGGTCGCAGAGGCGCAGGCGATCATGCGCACGCCGACGATCAGTGTGCCCTCGCGCACGCCGACCATCTCTCCCAACGTCGCCGCACGCGTGAACCCGGGCGTCGCTGCGCGCGTGGTCGCGGTCGACCGCGGTCCGCGTGCGATTGCGACGCCGCGGCTCTCGGCGCGGATGGGGCCGACCCCGGTGCTGCCCTATGCCCGCTACTCCCCGAACCTCTATCCCGCCTGCTCCGCGCCCTATCGCGACGCCGACGGCGAGTGCCTGGGGCAGCCGAACGCGGGCGGCGAGGGGACTGGCAAGTCGGGCAAGAAGACCGCCGCCAAGGGGCGCGGCAACAATACGCCGGTGGCTGCGAACCTGCGCAGCTTCGCAGGCGAATTCGTCGCCGAGATCGACGGTGCGCTGACGCCGACCGAAGCCGACGAGCTGGCGCGCCGCCATGGCCTTGCGCGCGTTTCCTCCGAAAACTTCCCGCTGATCGGCGCGACGTTCGGCCTGTTCCGCATCACCGATGGCCGCCCGTTCGAGACGGTGCGGCGCGAGTTCGCCGCGGACGGCAGCGTGCGCTCGGTGCAGCCGAACTTCCGCTACGTGCTTCAGGACCAGAAGCCGGCGACGCCGACCGAAGGCGATCCCGCGCAATATGCCCTGGCAAAGCTCCGCCTGCCGCAGGCGCATACGCTGGTGCATGGCGCCAACGTGACCATTGCCGTGATCGATTCCGGCATCGACGCAAGGCATCCCGAGCTCGCCAATTCCATCGCCGACAATTTCGATGCGCTCGGCAGCGCCGAGGGCCCGCACATCCACGGCACCGGCATTGCCGGCGCCATCGTGGCGCACGCCAAGCTGATGGGCAGCGCGCCCGAGGCGCGCATCATCGCGATCCGCGCCTTCGGCGGCACCGGCGGCGGTGCGGAGAGCTCGTCCTACATCATCCTGCGCTCGCTGAACTACGCCGCCGAGCACGGCGCGCAGATCGTCAATATGAGCTTTGCCGGCCCGAAGGACGCGGTGATCGAGCGCGCCATTGCCGCGACCGCCGCGCGCGGCCTCGTGCTGATCGCGGCCGCCGGCAATGCCGGCGCAAAATCGCCGCCGCTCTATCCCGCCGCCAATCCCAACGTGATCGCGGTCAGCGCCACCGACCAGCAGGACAAGCTGTTCTCCGCGTCCAACCGCGGCAATTACATCGCGCTGGCGGCGCCCGGCGTCGACATCTTCCTGCCGGCGCCCGACGGCAAATACCAGATGACGTCGGGCACCTCGTTCTCGGCGGCCTATGTCTCCGGCGTCGCGGCGCTGCTGCTCGAACGCAATTACACGCTGAAGCCGGAAGCGCTGCGCATGACGCTTGCGAAGACCGCGCGTGACCTTGGTTCACCCGGACGTGATGATCTGTTCGGCGACGGCGAGGCCGATGCGTTTGCCGCGGTCACGGCTGTTCCCGCCGACAACGCGACGCCGGTTGCGGCGGCGTCCGGTACAACAAAACGTGAAGATGCGCAGCCACGTCGCGATGAGCCGGGCATTCGCGCGATCGAG